The following are encoded together in the Raphanus sativus cultivar WK10039 unplaced genomic scaffold, ASM80110v3 Scaffold3259, whole genome shotgun sequence genome:
- the LOC108827818 gene encoding cationic amino acid transporter 2, vacuolar — MGFLVDTQKEGGGHSWGYLRSLVRRKQVDSAAAEPRSHHHQLAKALTVPHLVAIGVGATIGAGVYILVGTVAREHSGPSLALSFLIAGIAAALSAFCYAELSSRCPSAGSAYHYSYICVGEGVAWLIGWALILEYTIGGSAVARGISPNLALIFGGEDGLPSFLARHQIPGLDVVVDPSAAILVFIVTGLLCLGIKESTFAQGIVTAANVCVLLFVIVAGSYLGFKTGWAGYELSSGFFPFGVDGMFAGSATVFFAFIGFDSVASAAEEVKNPQRDLPIGIGLSLFLCCSVYMMVSIVIVGLVPYYAMDPDTPISSAFASHDMQWAVYLITLGAVMALCSALMGALLPQPRILMAMARDGLLPSLFSDVNRRTQVPVKATIATGLCAATLAFFMDVSQLAGMVSVGTLLAFTMVAVSVLILRYVPPDELPLPASLQDRIDSVSFTCGETKSSDHVGTSDNSNKQPLLAEIDASVHFPVMEKQEALGCWVLSEENRRKVSGWSIMFTCIGAFLLSYAASSLNFPGVIRYPLCGVGGSLLLAGLIALSSIDQDDARHTFGHSGGFICPFVPLLPIICILINMYLLVNLGSATWARVSVWLVIGVLVYVFYGRKHSSLANAVYVTTAHAEEIYREHEATLA, encoded by the exons ATGGGTTTTCTGGTGGACACCCAAAAGGAAGGAGGCGGACACTCGTGGGGTTACCTCAGGAGTTTGGTCCGAAGGAAACAGGTCGACTCTGCAGCAGCCGAGCCTCGTTCTCATCATCACCAGCTCGCCAAAGCCTTAACTGTTCCTCACTTGGTTGCTATTG GTGTTGGAGCAACGATAGGAGCGGGAGTGTATATACTTGTGGGAACAGTTGCAAGAGAGCACTCAGGACCCTCTCTTGCTTTGTCCTTTCTTATTGCTGGAATCGCCGCTGCACTCTCTGCCTTTTGCTATGCTGAACTCTCTAGTCGTTGTCCCTCTGCTGGCAGCGCCTATCACTATTCTTACATTTGTGTCGGCGAAGG AGTTGCGTGGTTGATCGGTTGGGCCCTGATTCTGGAATACACGATTGGTGGCTCTGCTGTTGCTCGTGGCATTTCCCCTAATCTG GCATTGATTTTTGGTGGTGAAGATGGTTTGCCTTCATTCTTAGCGCGTCACCAGATCCCAGGTcttgatgttgttgttgatcCATCTGCTGCTATTCTTGTCTTCATTGTTACTGGCCTCTTGTGCCTTGGAATTAAGGAG AGCACATTTGCTCAGGGGATTGTGACTGCAGCCAATGTGTGTGTCTTGTTATTTGTCATCGTAGCTGGCAGTTATCTGGGCTTCAAAACTGGTTGGGCTGGTTATGAACTTTCTTCAGG gtTTTTTCCATTTGGAGTGGATGGAATGTTTGCTGGTTCTGCTACAGTCTTCTTCGCTTTCATTGGCTTTGATTCGGTTGCAAGTGCTGCAGAGGAG GTGAAAAATCCCCAGCGGGATTTACCAATTGGAATTGGTCTTTCACTCTTTCTCTGTTGTTCTGTCTACATGATGGTCTCCATTGTGATTGTTGGCTTAGTCCCTTACTATGCCATGGATCCTGACACTCCCATATCCTCTGCGTTTGCTAGTCATGACATGCAATGGGCCGT ATACTTGATAACTTTAGGAGCAGTCATGGCTCTCTGCTCAGCTTTGATGGGTGCCCTTCTCCCTCAG CCGCGAATTCTGATGGCAATGGCTAGGGATGGTCTGCTGCCTTCTCTTTTCTCAGACGTTAATAGACGCACACAGGTTCCGGTTAAAGCGACCATAGCAACTGGGCTTTGTGCAGCAACCTTAGCCTTCTTTATGGATGTTTCACAGCTCGCAGGCATG GTGAGTGTTGGGACACTTCTGGCATTTACAATGGTGGCAGTATCAGTGTTGATACTCAGATACGTTCCTCCAGATGAGCTACCCCTTCCGGCATCCCTCCAGGATAGAATCGACTCTGTTTCCTTTACATGTGGTGAAACAAAGTCATCCGATCATGTTGGCACTTCTGACAATAGTAATAAACAGCCTTTACTTGCCGAGATTGATGCTTCGGTTCATTTCCCAGTTATGGAGAAACAAGAAGCTCTTGGGTGTT GGGTTTTGAGCGAAGAGAACAGAAGGAAGGTCTCTGGATGGAGCATTATGTTCACATGTATTGGGGCCTTCCTTTTAAGTTATGCGGCATCAAGCCTCAACTTCCCAGG GGTTATTAGATATCCACTGTGTGGCGTTGGTGGAAGTCTCCTCCTTGCTGGTTTGATTGCTTTGAGTTCTATAGATCAGGATGATGCCAGACACACTTTTGGACATTCTGGAG GTTTCATATGCCCGTTTGTACCACTCCTGCCAATCATATGCATCCTAATCAACATGTACCTTTTGGTTAACCTTGG ATCCGCGACATGGGCTCGTGTATCTGTGTGGCTGGTGATTGGAGTGTTGGTGTATGTTTTCTATGGAAGAAAACACAGCTCCCTGGCTAATGCAGTTTACGTAACTACAGCTCATGCGGAGGAGATATATCGTGAACATGAAGCTACTTTGGCATAG
- the LOC108827819 gene encoding uncharacterized protein LOC108827819, whose protein sequence is MANAPKAFTIEALRTLSKQSFRCLVVPVRLRRAIKKYLREEDDPHIRKKVRQLSESFQEIKDSNLLLPETTAKRLADSMNSVEAKRWKIQTVYGDSGLEYRDGETAAYVASRMPAAYSVCYRVLTEIRRRLPGFKPTRVLDFGAGTGSGFWAVQEVWPKCAEKVNIVEPSQSMQRAGRDLLQGLKDLPLIHGYTSLLSLSQELNKKCRILNDKSERKHELVIASYVLGEIPSLKDRITMVRQLWDLTDDLLVLVEPGTPHGANIISQMRSYILWMENRKLRKKEKAEVGKEVLDLKSGAHIVAPCPHDGKCPLENTGKYCHFVQRLQRTSSQRSYKRTKGVPLRGFEDEKFCFVVFRRGQRPREAWPLDNLKLETLKEMRANRKPEDLEIDYEEFIKTQVVEVPYVDPRAQDSDITDEDEDELEEEEDEGEDTDEDEVEVKETEEEEGSGSGRASVGGGWGRIIFPPFRKGKQVTLDMCVPTNEEGSEGAFERRVITKSKNPHLHLQAKKSFWGDLWPLTTQKDISKENKKVDAEWCRPDEDQKWGAWP, encoded by the exons ATGGCGAATGCCCCGAAAGCATTCACGATCGAAGCCCTAAGGACACTATCGAAGCAGTCGTTCAGGTGCCTTGTCGTGCCCGTGCGTCTCCGTCGCGCGATAAAGAAATACCTCCGCGAGGAAGACGATCCTCACATCAGGAAGAAGGTTCGCCAGCTGTCGGAATCGTTCCAGGAGATCAAGGACTCCAACCTTCTCTTGCCCGAGACGACGGCGAAGCGTCTGGCGGATTCGATGAACTCCGTGGAGGCGAAGCGGTGGAAGATACAGACGGTTTACGGAGACAGCGGTCTCGAGTACAGAGACGGCGAGACTGCTGCTTACGTGGCGTCTCGTATGCCTGCCGCTTACTCCGTCTGTTACAGAGTCCTCACTGAG attcgtCGAAGGCTACCGGGTTTTAAGCCTACGAGGGTGCTTGATTTTGGTGCCGGCACCGGTTCTGGCTTCTG GGCAGTTCAAGAGGTTTGGCCAAAGTGTGCGGAGAAAGTTAATATAGTGGAACCATCTCAATCAATGCAGCGTGCAGGACGTGACTTGCTTCAGG GCCTCAAGGATTTGCCTCTGATCCATGGGTATACTAGCCTGCTATCCCTTTCCCAGGAGCTCAACAAGAAATGCAGAATCCTCAATGATAAATCCGAGAGGAAACATGAGCTTGTCATCGCT TCTTATGTGCTAGGGGAGATACCATCTCTAAAAGACAGGATTACTATGGTTCGCCAGCTCTGGGACCTTACAGATGATCTCTTG GTTTTGGTTGAACCAGGAACGCCACATGGTGCTAATATCATATCTCAGATGCGGTCCTATATACTGTGGATGGAGAACAGA AAACTGCGTAAAAAGGAGAAAGCTGAAGTTGGCAAGGAAGTGCTGGATCTCAAATCCGGTGCGCATATTGTTGCTCCC TGCCCTCATGATGGAAAGTGTCCGTTGGAAAACACTGGAAAGTATTGCCATTTTGTTCAGCGGTTGCAGAGGACTTCGTCTCAGCGTTCCTACAAG CGTACAAAAGGTGTTCCCTTGCGTGGCTTTGAGGATGAGAAGTTTTGCTTTGTGGTTTTCAGGAGAGGTCAGCGCCCACG GGAAGCATGGCCTCTTGATAATTTGAAACTGGAGACTTTGAAGGAGATGCGCGCGAATAGGAAACCGGAAGATCTCGAGATTGATTATG AGGAGTTCATCAAAACACAGGTGGTTGAGGTGCCTTATGTTGATCCAAGAGCACAGGACTCTGATATCACCGATGAGGACGAGGATGagctggaagaagaagaagacgaaggtGAAGATACTGATGAGGATGAAGTAGAAGTAAAAGaaacagaagaggaagaggggagTGGGAGTGGGAGGGCGAGCGTGGGAGGAGGATGGGGAAGGATCATATTCCCACCATTCCGCAAGGGGAAACAAGTGACTTTGGACATGTGTGTGCCGACCAACGAGGAAGGGTCAGAGGGAGCTTTTGAGAGGAGAGTGATAACGAAAAGCAAGAACCCTCATCTTCATTTGCAAGCCAAGAAATCCTTTTGGGGAGACCTATGGCCATTAACCACTCAAAAAGACATTAGCAAAGAGAATAAAAAAGTGGATGCTGAGTGGTGTCGCCCAGATGAAGACCAGAAATGGGGTGCCTGGCCTTAA